In Armatimonadota bacterium, the genomic stretch GCTGCAAGCGCAGGCAGAGGTGATTGCGCCAGTGCGCCTGCACGGCGACGACGTGGCGTTCGAGCGCATCGCCACGCCCGATGAGGCCACCCTCGATTACGCCAACACGCAGGATGCCCCCAAGCGCTTCCTCTTCCCCCAGGTCGAGCCGATGCTGCGCTACCGGCGCAACGGCGGCTACGAGGTCGCCCCCCTCTACGATCAGGAGAAGCGCGTGCTTTTCGGCATGCGCTGCTGTGATGTGAGCGCGGTGCGGTTCCTCGACCTCACGCTGGCAGCCCAGGACCTGCCTGACACCTACTACGCGACGCGCCGCGCCAACACGGCTCTGGTCGCCCTGGCGTGCCATCAGCCGCGAGGCGAGTGCTTCTGCGTGTGCTCGAACACCGGCCCCTTCCTGCCCGCGGGCGGGGGCCACGACGTGCAGCTCACCGACCTCGGCGGCGACCACTACCTGGCGGAGGTGGACACGCCGCGCGGCGAGGAGCTGGTACAGGCGGCGGCAGAGCTCTTTGCGCCCGCGTCGGACGAGGACCTGGCGCGCCGCTACGCCCTGGAGACGGAGGCCGAGAAGCAGTTCCCGCCGGAGCCGCGGCTTTACTTCGCCGCCTCGAGTCGCAAGGTGTCGCTCGACAGCGTGGACGACGAGCTGTGGCGACAGATGGCGGAGTGGTGCCTGGCTTGCGGCGGCTGCACCCACATCTGCCCCACCTGCTACTGCTTCAACGTGACCGACGCGCAGGTCAACGGGGACGGGGTGCGCAGTCGGCGCTGGGATTCCTGCCAATACGCAGGCCTCACCCGCGAGGCCTCCGGCCATAACCCGCGCCCGGAGCGCTTGCACCGCGTCAAGCGCCGGCTCTTCCATAAGATCAGTTATCAGTACGTCGCCCGCGACGGCATGCAGGGCTGCGTCGGCTGCGGGCGCTGCACCCGCGTTTGCCCCGGCATCCGCCTCGGCCTGCCGGAGATCGGCGAAGGCATCAGGAGAGCGCAATGGAAGTAGTCGAGGCCAAGCCCAACATCTACCTGCCGCAGATCGCGCGCATCGTGGAGGTGCGCGACGAGACGCCCGACACCAAGACCTTCGTCTTTCGCTTTCGCGACGACGAGGCGCACGACGCCTTCACCTGGCGCCCCGGCCAGTTCGTCGAGTTGTCGGTGTTCGGCCTCGGGGAAGCCCCCTTCGGCTTCGCCTCGTCTCCCACCCGCAGGCAGAACTTCGAGATCACGATCCGCGCCGTCGGCGGCCTCACCGCCGCCCTGCACGGGATGCGCGCCGGCGACGAAGTCGGTATTCGCGGCCCGCTGGGTAACCACTTCCCGTTCGCCGAGGTGCAGGGGCGCAACATTCTCTTCATCGGCGGCGGCATCGGCCTGCCGCCGCTGCGCTCGCTCATCCACAACATGCTCGACGAGCGCGACCAGTTCGCCGACATCACCATCCTCTACGGCGCGCGCACGCCCACCGACCTGGTCTACAAGGCCGAGCTCAAAGAGTGGGAGCAGCGCTCCGACCTCAAGCTCATGGTCACCGTGGACCGCGCCGAGCCGGGGTGGGACGGTCGCGTGGGCATGGTGCCCACGCTTTTCCCGCAGGCCGACCTGCGGCCCCGCGACACCGTGGCCTTCATCTGCGGTCCGCCGGTGATGATCCGCTTCGTCATCCAGGACCTGGTGAGCATGGGCTTCGCGGAGGAGAGCATCATCTCCACCCTCGAGCGCCATATGAAGTGCGGCGTGGGCAAGTGTAACCACTGCTGCATCGGACACAAGTACGTATGTCGGGACGGCCCGGTATTCAGCTACAAGCAGATGAAGGGCCTGCTGGAGTAAGCGGCGGGCTGGTCGCGGACCTGCGGCGGGCGCTGCGCGGCCGCGCGCTGGTGGTAGGCGTTGGCAATGCCGGCCGCGGCGATGATGGCGTTGGACCTGCCGTGGTGGAAAAGCTGCGTCAGTGGGAGGCGCCGGGTGTGGCGGAACCGTCCCCGGCGGGGTCCGGCCTGAGCGTGCTCGATGTGGGGGACACGCCCGAGCGCTACCTGGGGCCGATGGCGGACTCGGGGGCGACAACGGTGGTGTTCGTGGACGCGGTGGACTTCGGGGGGCGGCCCGGGCAGGCGGTGCTGCTGGAGCAGCAGGACCTGCCCCGGCGGAGTTGCGTGACGCACCGCTCGGGGCTGGGGCTAGTCATGCATTACCTGCGGGAGCAGGCGGGACAGCACTGCGTGCTGGTGGGAGTGCAACCAGCGTCGCTGGCGCCCGGCGCGGGCTTGATGCCGGCGGTGGCAACAACGGTGGATGGCATCGCCGCTGCGATCCGCGAAGCGCTGGGACCTGCTGTGGGTGAGTAGGGGCGCGATTCGGCTAGGCTTTGCCGCCGTCCCGGCCCAACGGGCCTAGGGACAGCGCGCCCGATGAACAGCGGAGGCGGTGCCGCACATAGGGGCGTGTGGCCGTGCGCCCCTACCGGCGGGCGAGCGTGCAGAGGTGAGAGGATGCTCATAGTCCTGGTTCTACTGATGGTGGTGCCGCTGCTGGGCGCGATAGTGGTGGCGGGGCTGCGCGGCCGCGCGGTGCACGCGGTCGCGACCGGAGCGGCCGCGGTCACTGCCGGCCTCGCGGTATGGGCGGTGGCGCAGCTCTTCCCCGGCACGTTCACCAGGGTCTTCGGCAAGATGCCCTGGCTCGAGCGGCTGGAGGAGGTAGGGCTGTTCGGGGTCCTGATTGACCCCCTCACCAGCCTCATGCTTATCGTCATCACCGGCGTCGGGCTGCTGGTGGTGCTCTACTCCGTCACCTACATGAGCGATCGCAACCGCGAGCACGCGCTGGGGGAAGGGCTGGGTCGCTATAACTTCTGGCTGCTGCTGTTCATCGCCGCCATGGTCGGGGTCGCGGTCTCGCCCAACCTGCTGCAGCTTTTCATTTTCTGGGAACTGACCACCATGTGCTCCTGGGCCCTCATCTCCCACACGCAGGAAGAGAAGTCGCTGCAAGCGGGGTTCAAGGCCTTCATCATCACCCACTTCGGGGGGCTGTTCTTCCTGGTGGCGCTGTTCATCCTGTTCATCTTCACCAAGTCATTTGGGTTCACCGCGCTGGCCGAGCTGGGGCCCGGCCTGCGCAACCTGGTGTTTGTGTTCCTGCTCATCGCGGCCTGGGCCAAGGCGGCGCAGATCCCGTTCCACACCTGGCTGCCGGACGCGATGGAGGCGCCGACCCCCATCAGCGCCTACCTGCACGCGGCGGCGATGGTCAAGGCAGGGGTTTATCTGATCGCGCGCGTGGTATCGTCGAGCTGGTCGCTGCCGCCGGAGATGGGAGTGCTGGCGGCGGTGATGGCGCTGGCGACCATGTTCATGGCGCTGACCCTCTACTTCGCACAGGACGACCTCAAGCGCCTGCTCGCGTACTCGACCATCGCCCACCTGAGCTACGTGCTGTTGGGGGTGTCCATGGGCCTGCTGGGCTCGGGGCTCGCCTTCCGCGGCGGGGTGCTGCACATCATCAATCACGGGTTCGCCAAGAGCACCCTCTTCTTGAGCGTGGGCGCCATCGCCTACGCCACCGGCACGCGCTCCATCCGCGAGCTCAGCGGGG encodes the following:
- a CDS encoding hydrogenase maturation protease, translated to MSGRPGIQLQADEGPAGVSGGLVADLRRALRGRALVVGVGNAGRGDDGVGPAVVEKLRQWEAPGVAEPSPAGSGLSVLDVGDTPERYLGPMADSGATTVVFVDAVDFGGRPGQAVLLEQQDLPRRSCVTHRSGLGLVMHYLREQAGQHCVLVGVQPASLAPGAGLMPAVATTVDGIAAAIREALGPAVGE
- a CDS encoding FAD/NAD(P)-binding protein, producing the protein MEVVEAKPNIYLPQIARIVEVRDETPDTKTFVFRFRDDEAHDAFTWRPGQFVELSVFGLGEAPFGFASSPTRRQNFEITIRAVGGLTAALHGMRAGDEVGIRGPLGNHFPFAEVQGRNILFIGGGIGLPPLRSLIHNMLDERDQFADITILYGARTPTDLVYKAELKEWEQRSDLKLMVTVDRAEPGWDGRVGMVPTLFPQADLRPRDTVAFICGPPVMIRFVIQDLVSMGFAEESIISTLERHMKCGVGKCNHCCIGHKYVCRDGPVFSYKQMKGLLE
- a CDS encoding hydrogenase 4 subunit D, with the protein product MLIVLVLLMVVPLLGAIVVAGLRGRAVHAVATGAAAVTAGLAVWAVAQLFPGTFTRVFGKMPWLERLEEVGLFGVLIDPLTSLMLIVITGVGLLVVLYSVTYMSDRNREHALGEGLGRYNFWLLLFIAAMVGVAVSPNLLQLFIFWELTTMCSWALISHTQEEKSLQAGFKAFIITHFGGLFFLVALFILFIFTKSFGFTALAELGPGLRNLVFVFLLIAAWAKAAQIPFHTWLPDAMEAPTPISAYLHAAAMVKAGVYLIARVVSSSWSLPPEMGVLAAVMALATMFMALTLYFAQDDLKRLLAYSTIAHLSYVLLGVSMGLLGSGLAFRGGVLHIINHGFAKSTLFLSVGAIAYATGTRSIRELSGVGRKLPLVGVAFIVGVLAVTGVPPLACFWSKFYLLAGSLQVSGGFGPVILGLVLLESLISFAWMLYVAQKVFLGEPSAPVLAVQHNPLPAPMTIALLALIVMCVLAPVVGIPLVEHIPYPR
- a CDS encoding 4Fe-4S dicluster domain-containing protein, with protein sequence MSRALRLEKGRWREWLAALQAQAEVIAPVRLHGDDVAFERIATPDEATLDYANTQDAPKRFLFPQVEPMLRYRRNGGYEVAPLYDQEKRVLFGMRCCDVSAVRFLDLTLAAQDLPDTYYATRRANTALVALACHQPRGECFCVCSNTGPFLPAGGGHDVQLTDLGGDHYLAEVDTPRGEELVQAAAELFAPASDEDLARRYALETEAEKQFPPEPRLYFAASSRKVSLDSVDDELWRQMAEWCLACGGCTHICPTCYCFNVTDAQVNGDGVRSRRWDSCQYAGLTREASGHNPRPERLHRVKRRLFHKISYQYVARDGMQGCVGCGRCTRVCPGIRLGLPEIGEGIRRAQWK